A stretch of Natator depressus isolate rNatDep1 chromosome 2, rNatDep2.hap1, whole genome shotgun sequence DNA encodes these proteins:
- the ZHX2 gene encoding zinc fingers and homeoboxes protein 2 produces MASKRKSTTPCMLRTPELMEQAVPEDGEALKERGAGTPQQDSKDGWAADTESSVKECEVVDGKAPVENQSKKPQGGYECKYCPYSTQNLNEFTEHVDTQHPNVILNPLYVCAECNFTTKKYDSLSDHNTKYHPGENNFKLKLIKRNNQTVLEQSIETTNNVVTVTNSGLENAECDEAVHGEINVSKTPIMKQGKPKVETKRGPKKTEEGGMENHVEGTLPRVITETTESIACINGADLLHDVLAHVMPSVQLPPNINLVPKVPVPLNSTKYNCALDTNATMINSFNKFPYPTQAELSWLTAASKHPEEQIRIWFATQRLKHGISWSPEEVEEARKKMFNGTIQSVPQTITVLPAHLTAAKMPQPIIQTALPCQILGQTGLVLTQVSNGSTVSCSPITLAVAANHGQKRTIQTLSGAPEVKRPHVVHVPEVSPKLNAAPLTPTNDRKKTKEQIAELKASFIMSQFPDDAEVYRLIEVTGLSRSEIKKWFSDHRYRSQRGIVHITSESIAKDQLAIAAARHGRTYHTYADFTPQRFKEKTQEQLRILEESFLRSSFPTQGELDRLRVETKLSRREVDSWFSERRKLRDSMEQAVLDSMGSNKKNKDQGLHNGTISQSELLNSSQLPSSLSGSESSIAFNKKTQEQIHLLKSTFARTQWPSPQEYDQLAAQTGLTRTEIVRWFKENRSSLRTGTLKWIDRYQQQYIADGHNEQNQKKGSKQNESPKNSNQVSRQHYQEHKKLNEENVGKLVMRSTRDYDPPKDSLLGNQTEDRLECNSQDGHGSEENEDTGDVNWVEVTVGDDDAVSDCTDSWSQTAPEGQAELADFDSESVSGDNSHI; encoded by the coding sequence ATGGCTAGCAAAAGAAAGTCAACAACTCCATGTATGCTGCGAACACCTGAATTAATGGAGCAGGCTGTTCCTGAGGATGGAGAAGCCTTAAAAGAAAGGGGTGCTGGCACTCCCCAGCAAGATTCTAAAGATGGCTGGGCTGCTGATACAGAAAGCTCTGTAAAAGAATGTGAAGTGGTGGATGGGAAAGCCCCAGTTGAGAATCAATCCAAGAAACCCCAAGGTGGTTATGAATGTAAATACTGTCCTTATTCAACGCAAAACCTAAATGAATTTACGGAGCATGTTGACACACAGCACCCAAACGTAATCCTCAACCCTCTCTACGTGTGTGCTGAATGTAACTTTACAACCAAAAAATATGATTCCTTATCTGATCACAACACAAAATATCACCCGGGAGAGAAtaattttaaactgaaattaatCAAACGCAATAATCAGACTGTGTTAGAGCAATCCATTGAGACAACGAATAATGTTGTCACTGTCACAAACAGTGGATTAGAAAATGCAGAGTGTGATGAAGCCGTTCATGGTGAGATCAATGTAAGTAAAACCCCAATCATGAAGCAGGGAAAGCCTAAAGTGGAGACCAAGAGGGGTCCCAAAAAGACAGAAGAGGGAGGTATGGAAAACCATGTGGAGGGGACACTCCCCCGTGTCATTACAGAAACCACTGAATCTATTGCTTGTATCAATGGAGCTGACCTTCTTCATGATGTATTGGCTCATGTTATGCCCTCTGTACAGCTGCCACCAAATATCAACCTTGTCCCCAAGGTCCCAGTCCCTCTGAACAGTACCAAATACAATTGTGCACTGGACACTAATGCAACCATGATCAACTCCTTTAATAAATTTCCTTACCCAACCCAAGCAGAGCTGTCATGGTTGACAGCAGCATCAAAACATCCAGAGGAGCAAATCCGAATCTGGTTTGCTACCCAGCGTTTGAAGCATGGAATAAGTTGGTCTCCAGAAGAGGTAGAAGAGGCAAGAAAGAAGATGTTTAATGGAACCATCCAGTCAGTACCCCAAACCATCACTGTCCTGCCAGCTCATCTGACAGCTGCAAAAATGCCACAGCCAATTATCCAAACAGCTTTGCCTTGCCAGATACTCGGCCAAACTGGCCTGGTTTTGACTCAAGTGTCAAATGGATCAACAGTTTCTTGCTCACCGATTACACTTGCTGTAGCTGCTAATCACGGACAGAAACGGACAATACAGACCTTATCGGGTGCCCCAGAAGTCAAGCGTCCACATGTAGTTCATGTGCCTGAGGTCTCACCCAAGCTGAATGCTGCACCATTGACGCCAACAAATGACCGAAAAAAGACCAAGGAACAGATAGCAGAACTAAAGGCTAGTTTTATCATGAGCCAATTTCCTGACGATGCAGAAGTCTACAGGCTAATAGAAGTAACCGGTCTCTCCAGAAGTGAGATCAAGAAGTGGTTCAGTGATCACAGATACAGAAGTCAAAGGGGCATTGTTCACATCACTAGTGAATCTATAGCAAAAGATCAGTTAGCCATTGCAGCTGCACGGCACGGGCGTACATACCACACGTACGCAGATTTCACACCCCAGAGGTTCAAAGAGAAAACACAAGAGCAGCTTAGGATTCTTGAAGAAAGTTTTCTTAGAAGCTCTTTTCCAACCCAAGGAGAATTGGACAGGCTTAGGGTGGAAACCAAGCTGAGTAGAAGAGAGGTTGATTCCTGGTTCTCTGAGAGGAGAAAGCTAAGGGATAGCATGGAACAAGCTGTCTTGGACTCTATGGGATCCAACAAAAAAAATAAGGATCAGGGACTCCATAATGGTACAATAAGCCAGTCTGAGCTGCTGAACAGCTCTCAGCTACCCAGTTCTTTGTCCGGATCCGAATCCTCCATAGcatttaacaaaaaaacccaagagcAGATTCACCTGCTGAAGAGCACATTTGCAAGAACCCAGTGGCCATCACCCCAGGAGTATGACCAGTTAGCAGCTCAAACTGGGCTCACTAGAACTGAAATAGTCCGCTGGTTTAAGGAGAATAGATCCTCCCTAAGAACTGGGACATTAAAATGGATTGACCGATACCAACAGCAGTATATTGCTGATGGTCATAATGAGCAAAACCAGAAAAAGggatcaaaacaaaatgaaagtccAAAGAACAGCAACCAGGTGTCTCGGCAGCACTACCAGGAGCATAAAAAGCTGAACGAAGAGAACGTGGGCAAACTAGTCATGAGGTCAACCAGAGACTATGATCCACCAAAAGACTCTTTGTTAGGGAATCAAACTGAGGACAGATTGGAATGCAACAGCCAAGACGGCCATGGTAGTGAGGAAAATGAGGACACTGGCGATGTGAACTGGGTGGAGGTGACAGTAGGGGATGATGATGCTGTCTCGGACTGTACAGACAGCTGGAGTCAAACTGCACCTGAAGGCCAAGCTGAGTTAGCAGATTTTGATTCGGAAAGTGTATCTGGAGACAATTCCCATATTTAG